The following coding sequences are from one Triticum aestivum cultivar Chinese Spring chromosome 5A, IWGSC CS RefSeq v2.1, whole genome shotgun sequence window:
- the LOC123105045 gene encoding protein TORNADO 1 isoform X1, which translates to MGDGIIMVPSPSNQEYIRDVAEIDLQEYKDIENIAFYQVAANSGSGLSMESERSLRIHICTDQDGVNFLLEFLHHLVDSKESYRGVTNLLFHGIEWQPEAIQLLCSYLGPGSNVKQVEFQKNVFSTKSAVALVPLSEMLQRNNTLKAVVFNDCRIGAAGATLLASALAKNRSVEEFQVWEDSMGSKGAEELSKMIEVNYMLKLLIILDNNSIPAAPLISAVLARNRRVEVHIWGRSRDTRGGMNNCKIVEFLPETGNMRIYSNINSTGLQRVACALAWNTTVTTLDMTGVPLKSRWTKELREVLDRNRSLKVVKLTKCCLRDKAVVYIAAGLFKNKYLESLTLDGNRFGGVGLEHLLCPLSTFSPLQTQANSTLKVLSFGGERTNIGRYGVAAILQMLETNQSLIQLAICDDASLRSSDVVNIFTTLQRNATLRILSFRGCKGVEGEAVLQTIMNTLQVNPWIEEIDLHETPLHVAGKTGQIYEKLGQNGSLVLPNDLLDLPLSAPTCCRVVLCGQELAGKSTLCSSMNQCMNSMNLPHMDVRKTQKTPVEQMPFTDENKMNSIFDGNTKLTMCNLGGNEGSFALHDFMFVVLGGPSFFMIVSSLVGKPATKYPKSIDEIEWELIYWLRFLISNYRRRVSRSHSFRPCVTIVLTHYDKVSHLPEGLQPIATVVHRLREDFHSHAEIYPTVFAVDSRSLVSVSKLTHHLRQTTKTIIQQVPQVYEVCNDLIKILHDWRLKNSRAVIRWAEFCEICQLNIPSLRLRSRRDNVEKVDTRRRAVAKSLHTLGEIVFFEELGLLVMNCEWFCRDVLSQLATLKSIKIESSGGFVHKEELEKVLQEKLRNQIPRTNWRTGASLQASDIINILLELELCYEQDPGNPHTLLLLPAILEENKGGDEKWQLTMPECRFVGRRLECEDVHMLLTSDFFPRLQVRLHNKIMCLGQQEAVYNLEKNLIYTVINGVHVKMELGMKFGSSIDVLACSNRNITDMVRLLHKFVIPAILNLSPNMTFKESILRPDCVKYLIPRRFRATQQLPLKKLKQILLSLPAESIYDYQHTWSAVESNKRLILRSGSDHARDLLSDDDFHEVLHRRYYDLQFLATELAVTPDNLQQPETIPEADVVDPSILGIARGVEMVLQRLKIIEQGIRDLKEEIASLRYYEYHLVTELHRKMDYVMNYSIQLEDRKVPQMFYLVSLDNRSRKLVTRILPGMQSLRVHMLCEFRREMHVVEDQIGCDLIQVDNQAVQSLLPYMSKFMKLLTFALKIGAHFIVGMGEMIPDLSREVVHLLDSSAMYGVSASSVGALGAAVMYGRARNSGTNDMGEDMKAARQWLVDFLRGQGVLTGMDIAQRFGLWRVRYRDDGHIGWVCRKHIAARGDEVFELPL; encoded by the exons ATGGGTGATGGGATCATCATGGTACCATCACCATCTAACCAGGAGTATATCAGAGATGTTGCAGAAATTGATTTACAGGAGTACAAGGACATTGAGAACATCGCGTTCTACCAGGTTGCAGCAAACTCGGGATCGGGCTTGTCTATGGAAAGTGAGAGATCACTAAGGATCCATATTTGTACAGACCAGGATGGTGTCAACTTTCTGCTTGAGTTTCTGCATCATCTTGTGGATTCGAAAGAGAGCTACAGAGGCGTGACTAATCTCCTTTTTCATGGTATTGAATGGCAGCCTGAAGCAATCCAACTTCTCTGTTCATACTTAGGCCCTGGCTCGAATGTGAAGCAGGTGGAGTTCCAAAAAAATGTGTTTAGCACAAAATCAGCTGTTGCTTTAGTCCCACTCTCGGAAATGCTCCAAAGGAACAACACCTTGAAAGCAGTTGTTTTCAATGATTGTAGAATTGGAGCTGCTGGAGCGACACTGCTTGCGTCAGCTTTGGCAAAGAACAGAAGTGTGGAAGAGTTTCAAGTATGGGAAGACTCCATGGGCTCCAAGGGAGCAGAAGAACTCTCCAAGATGATTGAGGTGAACTATATGTTGAAGCTGCTGATTATACTTGACAACAACTCCATTCCAGCGGCTCCGCTTATCTCTGCTGTGCTGGCACGCAACCGCAGAGTGGAGGTGCATATATGGGGACGCAGTCGTGATACAAGAGGTGGCATGAACAACTGTAAAATTGTTGAGTTCCTGCCAGAAACTGGAAACATGAGGATTTACAGCAATATCAATTCTACAGGCTTACAACGGGTTGCTTGTGCTTTGGCATGGAACACCACGGTGACAACATTGGACATGACGGGTGTCCCTCTGAAGTCCAGATGGACCAAAGAACTTAGAGAGGTCCTCGACCGGAATAGGAGCCTAAAAGTTGTCAAACTTACCAAGTGTTGCCTCAGGGACAAAGCAGTGGTGTATATAGCTGCAGGACTGTTCAAGAACAAGTATTTAGAGAGCTTGACTTTGGATGGGAATCGCTTTGGTGGAGTTGGATTGGAGCATTTGTTATGCCCTCTTAGCACATTCTCGCCACTTCAGACACAAGCCAAttccactttgaaggttttgagtTTTGGGGGAGAGAGAACaaatataggtagatatggtgtggCTGCAATCTTGCAGATGTTGGAGACAAACCAGAGCCTTATTCAGCTGGCAATATGTGATGATGCAAGCCTGAGATCAAGTGATGTTGTCAATATCTTTACAACCTTACAAAGGAATGCCACTCTTCGAATTTTATCATTCAGAGGGTGCAAGGGAGTTGAGGGGGAAGCAGTTTTACAGACCATTATGAATACTTTGCAGGTCAATCCATGGATTGAAGAAATTGATCTTCATGAAACACCTTTGCATGTTGCAGGCAAGACAGGCCAAATATATGAGAAACTTGGTCAGAACGGGAGTTTGGTTCTGCCAAATGATTTGCTTGATTTGCCACTAAGTGCTCCTACATGCTGCCGAGTTGTTCTGTGTGGCCAAGAATTAGCAG GTAAAAGCACGCTATGTAGCTCCATGAATCAGTGCATGAACTCAATGAATTTGCCTCACATGGATGTAAGAAAAACTCAGAAGACTCCAGTTGAGCAAATGCCATTTACCGATGAGAATAAGATGAACTCAATCTTTGATGGCAACACAAAGTTGACAATGTGTAATCTTGGTGGAAATGAAGGAAGTTTTGCGTTGCATGATTTCATGTTCGTGGTGCTTGGTGGTCCAAGCTTTTTCATGATTGTGTCTAGTTTGGTTGGAAAGCCTGCTACTAAATATCCAAAAAGCATAGATGAGATTGAATGGGAACTCATATACTGGCTGAGGTTCTTGATTTCAAATTATAGGCGGAGAGTATCACGGTCACACTCGTTCCGACCCTGTGTAACTATAGTTCTCACCCATTATGACAAGGTATCTCATCTACCAGAAGGGCTACAGCCAATTGCTACCGTTGTACATAGGCTCAGAGAAGATTTCCATTCACATGCAGAAATTTACCCCACTGTTTTTGCTGTGGACTCGAGATCATTGGTTTCAGTAAGCAAACTCACTCATCACCTGCGACAGACAACAAAGACAATAATCCAACAAGTTCCTCAAGTTTATGAAGTATGTAATGATTTGATCAAGATTTTGCATGACTGGAGGTTGAAGAATAGCAGAGCAGTGATCAGGTGGGCTGAGTTCTGCGAGATATGCCAGCTCAACATTCCATCGCTAAGATTGAGATCGAGGCGTGATAATGTGGAGAAAGTGGACACACGGAGACGTGCTGTTGCGAAATCACTGCATACCTTGGGTGAAATAGTATTTTTTGAGGAACTTGGACTTCTGGTGATGAATTGTGAATGGTTCTGCCGAGATGTCCTCAGCCAACTAGCTACATTGAAGTCAATCAAGATAGAGAGCAGTGGTGGTTTTGTCCATAAAGAGGAGTTGGAGAAGGTTCTGCAAGAGAAGCTGCGCAACCAAATTCCAAGAACAAACTGGAGAACTGGTGCATCCTTACAGGCCAGTGACATCATAAATATATTGCTGGAACTCGAATTATGCTATGAACAGGACCCTGGGAACCCACATACATTACTCTTACTACCAGCCATTCTTGAGGAAAACAAAGGAGGGGATGAGAAATGGCAGTTAACTATGCCGGAATGCAGATTTGTTGGAAGGCGTCTCGAATGTGAAGATGTACACATGCTCCTAACAAGTGACTTCTTTCCAAGACTGCAG GTTCGTCTGCATAACAAAATCATGTGTCTTGGGCAGCAGGAAGCAGTTTATAACCTGGAGAAAAACCTTATTTATACAGTGATTAATGGTGTCCATGTAAAGATGGAGCTGGGAATGAAGTTTGGCTCATCTATAGATGTGCTTGCATGCTCCAATAGAAATATTACGGACATGGTGAGGCTACTCCACAAGTTTGTAATCCCAGCGATACTGAACTTGTCTCCCAATATGACGTTCAAGGAAAGCATTCTCAGGCCTGACTGTGTGAAATATCTCATACCAAGAAGGTTCCGTGCAACTCAACAGCTCCCTCTGAAAAAATTAAAGCAAATTCTACTGTCACTGCCGGCAGAAAGCATATATGATTATCAGCATACCTGGAGTGCAGTTGAAAGCAATAAAAGGCTCATCTTAAGATCAGGATCTGACCATGCCAGAGATCTGCTATCAGATGATGACTTCCATGAAGTTCTGCACCGTAGGTATTATGATTTACAGTTTCTTGCGACTGAACTCGCTGTCACCCCTGACAATCTGCAGCAGCCTGAAACTATCCCTGAAGCAGACGTGGTTGATCCCTCCATCCTGGGCATCGCGAGAGGAGTCGAGATGGTTCTCCAAAGACTGAAGATAATAGAGCAAGGAATAAGGGACCTGAAGGAAGAGATTGCAAGCTTGAGGTACTACGAGTATCACCTTGTGACAGAGCTCCACAGGAAAATGGACTACGTGATGAACTACAGCATTCAACTGGAAGACAGAAAAGTGCCTCAGATGTTCTATCTTGTCAGCCTAGACAACCGCTCCAGGAAGCTGGTCACAAGGATCCTGCCCGGCATGCAATCCCTACGGGTGCACATGCTGTGCGAGTTCCGAAGAGAGATGCATGTGGTGGAGGATCAGATCGGATGTGATCTGATCCAGGTGGACAACCAAGCGGTGCAGTCCCTGCTGCCCTACATGAGCAAGTTCATGAAGCTCTTAACATTCGCCTTGAAGATCGGAGCGCATTTCATCGTTGGGATGGGGGAGATGATCCCTGACCTCAGCAGGGAGGTGGTGCACCTGCTTGACTCCTCGGCAATGTACGGCGTGTCCGCCTCGTCGGTGGGGGCTCTAGGCGCGGCAGTGATGTACGGAAGAGCGAGGAACAGTGGCACCAACGACATGGGGGAGGACATGAAAGCGGCCAGGCAGTGGCTTGTGGATTTCCTGAGAGGGCAAGGAGTTCTGACAGGGATGGACATAGCGCAGAGGTTTGGCCTGTGGCGCGTTCGGTACAGAGACGACGGCCACATTGGGTGGGTCTGCAGGAAGCACATCGCCGCGAGAGGCGACGAGGTCTTCGAGCTGCCGCTCTGA
- the LOC123105045 gene encoding protein TORNADO 1 isoform X3 yields MGDGIIMVPSPSNQEYIRDVAEIDLQEYKDIENIAFYQVAANSGSGLSMESERSLRIHICTDQDGVNFLLEFLHHLVDSKESYRGVTNLLFHGIEWQPEAIQLLCSYLGPGSNVKQVEFQKNVFSTKSAVALVPLSEMLQRNNTLKAVVFNDCRIGAAGATLLASALAKNRSVEEFQVWEDSMGSKGAEELSKMIEVNYMLKLLIILDNNSIPAAPLISAVLARNRRVEVHIWGRSRDTRGGMNNCKIVEFLPETGNMRIYSNINSTGLQRVACALAWNTTVTTLDMTGVPLKSRWTKELREVLDRNRSLKVVKLTKCCLRDKAVVYIAAGLFKNKYLESLTLDGNRFGGVGLEHLLCPLSTFSPLQTQANSTLKVLSFGGERTNIGRYGVAAILQMLETNQSLIQLAICDDASLRSSDVVNIFTTLQRNATLRILSFRGCKGVEGEAVLQTIMNTLQVNPWIEEIDLHETPLHVAGKTGQIYEKLGQNGSLVLPNDLLDLPLSAPTCCRVVLCGQELAGKSTLCSSMNQCMNSMNLPHMDVRKTQKTPVEQMPFTDENKMNSIFDGNTKLTMCNLGGNEGSFALHDFMFVVLGGPSFFMIVSSLVGKPATKYPKSIDEIEWELIYWLRFLISNYRRRVSRSHSFRPCVTIVLTHYDKVSHLPEGLQPIATVVHRLREDFHSHAEIYPTVFAVDSRSLVSVSKLTHHLRQTTKTIIQQVPQVYEVCNDLIKILHDWRLKNSRAVIRWAEFCEICQLNIPSLRLRSRRDNVEKVDTRRRAVAKSLHTLGEIVFFEELGLLVMNCEWFCRDVLSQLATLKSIKIESSGGFVHKEELEKVLQEKLRNQIPRTNWRTGASLQASDIINILLELELCYEQDPGNPHTLLLLPAILEENKGGDEKWQLTMPECRFVGRRLECEDVHMLLTSDFFPRLQEAVYNLEKNLIYTVINGVHVKMELGMKFGSSIDVLACSNRNITDMVRLLHKFVIPAILNLSPNMTFKESILRPDCVKYLIPRRFRATQQLPLKKLKQILLSLPAESIYDYQHTWSAVESNKRLILRSGSDHARDLLSDDDFHEVLHRRYYDLQFLATELAVTPDNLQQPETIPEADVVDPSILGIARGVEMVLQRLKIIEQGIRDLKEEIASLRYYEYHLVTELHRKMDYVMNYSIQLEDRKVPQMFYLVSLDNRSRKLVTRILPGMQSLRVHMLCEFRREMHVVEDQIGCDLIQVDNQAVQSLLPYMSKFMKLLTFALKIGAHFIVGMGEMIPDLSREVVHLLDSSAMYGVSASSVGALGAAVMYGRARNSGTNDMGEDMKAARQWLVDFLRGQGVLTGMDIAQRFGLWRVRYRDDGHIGWVCRKHIAARGDEVFELPL; encoded by the exons ATGGGTGATGGGATCATCATGGTACCATCACCATCTAACCAGGAGTATATCAGAGATGTTGCAGAAATTGATTTACAGGAGTACAAGGACATTGAGAACATCGCGTTCTACCAGGTTGCAGCAAACTCGGGATCGGGCTTGTCTATGGAAAGTGAGAGATCACTAAGGATCCATATTTGTACAGACCAGGATGGTGTCAACTTTCTGCTTGAGTTTCTGCATCATCTTGTGGATTCGAAAGAGAGCTACAGAGGCGTGACTAATCTCCTTTTTCATGGTATTGAATGGCAGCCTGAAGCAATCCAACTTCTCTGTTCATACTTAGGCCCTGGCTCGAATGTGAAGCAGGTGGAGTTCCAAAAAAATGTGTTTAGCACAAAATCAGCTGTTGCTTTAGTCCCACTCTCGGAAATGCTCCAAAGGAACAACACCTTGAAAGCAGTTGTTTTCAATGATTGTAGAATTGGAGCTGCTGGAGCGACACTGCTTGCGTCAGCTTTGGCAAAGAACAGAAGTGTGGAAGAGTTTCAAGTATGGGAAGACTCCATGGGCTCCAAGGGAGCAGAAGAACTCTCCAAGATGATTGAGGTGAACTATATGTTGAAGCTGCTGATTATACTTGACAACAACTCCATTCCAGCGGCTCCGCTTATCTCTGCTGTGCTGGCACGCAACCGCAGAGTGGAGGTGCATATATGGGGACGCAGTCGTGATACAAGAGGTGGCATGAACAACTGTAAAATTGTTGAGTTCCTGCCAGAAACTGGAAACATGAGGATTTACAGCAATATCAATTCTACAGGCTTACAACGGGTTGCTTGTGCTTTGGCATGGAACACCACGGTGACAACATTGGACATGACGGGTGTCCCTCTGAAGTCCAGATGGACCAAAGAACTTAGAGAGGTCCTCGACCGGAATAGGAGCCTAAAAGTTGTCAAACTTACCAAGTGTTGCCTCAGGGACAAAGCAGTGGTGTATATAGCTGCAGGACTGTTCAAGAACAAGTATTTAGAGAGCTTGACTTTGGATGGGAATCGCTTTGGTGGAGTTGGATTGGAGCATTTGTTATGCCCTCTTAGCACATTCTCGCCACTTCAGACACAAGCCAAttccactttgaaggttttgagtTTTGGGGGAGAGAGAACaaatataggtagatatggtgtggCTGCAATCTTGCAGATGTTGGAGACAAACCAGAGCCTTATTCAGCTGGCAATATGTGATGATGCAAGCCTGAGATCAAGTGATGTTGTCAATATCTTTACAACCTTACAAAGGAATGCCACTCTTCGAATTTTATCATTCAGAGGGTGCAAGGGAGTTGAGGGGGAAGCAGTTTTACAGACCATTATGAATACTTTGCAGGTCAATCCATGGATTGAAGAAATTGATCTTCATGAAACACCTTTGCATGTTGCAGGCAAGACAGGCCAAATATATGAGAAACTTGGTCAGAACGGGAGTTTGGTTCTGCCAAATGATTTGCTTGATTTGCCACTAAGTGCTCCTACATGCTGCCGAGTTGTTCTGTGTGGCCAAGAATTAGCAG GTAAAAGCACGCTATGTAGCTCCATGAATCAGTGCATGAACTCAATGAATTTGCCTCACATGGATGTAAGAAAAACTCAGAAGACTCCAGTTGAGCAAATGCCATTTACCGATGAGAATAAGATGAACTCAATCTTTGATGGCAACACAAAGTTGACAATGTGTAATCTTGGTGGAAATGAAGGAAGTTTTGCGTTGCATGATTTCATGTTCGTGGTGCTTGGTGGTCCAAGCTTTTTCATGATTGTGTCTAGTTTGGTTGGAAAGCCTGCTACTAAATATCCAAAAAGCATAGATGAGATTGAATGGGAACTCATATACTGGCTGAGGTTCTTGATTTCAAATTATAGGCGGAGAGTATCACGGTCACACTCGTTCCGACCCTGTGTAACTATAGTTCTCACCCATTATGACAAGGTATCTCATCTACCAGAAGGGCTACAGCCAATTGCTACCGTTGTACATAGGCTCAGAGAAGATTTCCATTCACATGCAGAAATTTACCCCACTGTTTTTGCTGTGGACTCGAGATCATTGGTTTCAGTAAGCAAACTCACTCATCACCTGCGACAGACAACAAAGACAATAATCCAACAAGTTCCTCAAGTTTATGAAGTATGTAATGATTTGATCAAGATTTTGCATGACTGGAGGTTGAAGAATAGCAGAGCAGTGATCAGGTGGGCTGAGTTCTGCGAGATATGCCAGCTCAACATTCCATCGCTAAGATTGAGATCGAGGCGTGATAATGTGGAGAAAGTGGACACACGGAGACGTGCTGTTGCGAAATCACTGCATACCTTGGGTGAAATAGTATTTTTTGAGGAACTTGGACTTCTGGTGATGAATTGTGAATGGTTCTGCCGAGATGTCCTCAGCCAACTAGCTACATTGAAGTCAATCAAGATAGAGAGCAGTGGTGGTTTTGTCCATAAAGAGGAGTTGGAGAAGGTTCTGCAAGAGAAGCTGCGCAACCAAATTCCAAGAACAAACTGGAGAACTGGTGCATCCTTACAGGCCAGTGACATCATAAATATATTGCTGGAACTCGAATTATGCTATGAACAGGACCCTGGGAACCCACATACATTACTCTTACTACCAGCCATTCTTGAGGAAAACAAAGGAGGGGATGAGAAATGGCAGTTAACTATGCCGGAATGCAGATTTGTTGGAAGGCGTCTCGAATGTGAAGATGTACACATGCTCCTAACAAGTGACTTCTTTCCAAGACTGCAG GAAGCAGTTTATAACCTGGAGAAAAACCTTATTTATACAGTGATTAATGGTGTCCATGTAAAGATGGAGCTGGGAATGAAGTTTGGCTCATCTATAGATGTGCTTGCATGCTCCAATAGAAATATTACGGACATGGTGAGGCTACTCCACAAGTTTGTAATCCCAGCGATACTGAACTTGTCTCCCAATATGACGTTCAAGGAAAGCATTCTCAGGCCTGACTGTGTGAAATATCTCATACCAAGAAGGTTCCGTGCAACTCAACAGCTCCCTCTGAAAAAATTAAAGCAAATTCTACTGTCACTGCCGGCAGAAAGCATATATGATTATCAGCATACCTGGAGTGCAGTTGAAAGCAATAAAAGGCTCATCTTAAGATCAGGATCTGACCATGCCAGAGATCTGCTATCAGATGATGACTTCCATGAAGTTCTGCACCGTAGGTATTATGATTTACAGTTTCTTGCGACTGAACTCGCTGTCACCCCTGACAATCTGCAGCAGCCTGAAACTATCCCTGAAGCAGACGTGGTTGATCCCTCCATCCTGGGCATCGCGAGAGGAGTCGAGATGGTTCTCCAAAGACTGAAGATAATAGAGCAAGGAATAAGGGACCTGAAGGAAGAGATTGCAAGCTTGAGGTACTACGAGTATCACCTTGTGACAGAGCTCCACAGGAAAATGGACTACGTGATGAACTACAGCATTCAACTGGAAGACAGAAAAGTGCCTCAGATGTTCTATCTTGTCAGCCTAGACAACCGCTCCAGGAAGCTGGTCACAAGGATCCTGCCCGGCATGCAATCCCTACGGGTGCACATGCTGTGCGAGTTCCGAAGAGAGATGCATGTGGTGGAGGATCAGATCGGATGTGATCTGATCCAGGTGGACAACCAAGCGGTGCAGTCCCTGCTGCCCTACATGAGCAAGTTCATGAAGCTCTTAACATTCGCCTTGAAGATCGGAGCGCATTTCATCGTTGGGATGGGGGAGATGATCCCTGACCTCAGCAGGGAGGTGGTGCACCTGCTTGACTCCTCGGCAATGTACGGCGTGTCCGCCTCGTCGGTGGGGGCTCTAGGCGCGGCAGTGATGTACGGAAGAGCGAGGAACAGTGGCACCAACGACATGGGGGAGGACATGAAAGCGGCCAGGCAGTGGCTTGTGGATTTCCTGAGAGGGCAAGGAGTTCTGACAGGGATGGACATAGCGCAGAGGTTTGGCCTGTGGCGCGTTCGGTACAGAGACGACGGCCACATTGGGTGGGTCTGCAGGAAGCACATCGCCGCGAGAGGCGACGAGGTCTTCGAGCTGCCGCTCTGA